Proteins encoded in a region of the Acidobacteriota bacterium genome:
- a CDS encoding long-chain fatty acid--CoA ligase, with protein MTISLETGIHSPRRNSGRGLPLFPDEPRTLSGLFEYAAAKKTRPDALRYRTAEGWVAISSEQVLERAGNIALGLYSLGLRKGERAAILAANSPAWTLSDAGCQFAGVIDVPIYTTLSPASVEYILIDSGAKALFIDSAEAFERIAEVLSNCLELEHIIFFDPAAAEKHSALDLQRLEKSGGELRADEPELLSKIGAEADPEDVATLIYTSGTTGEPKGVMLTHSCIVSNVIDAGEKYSFSPTDACLSVLPLSHIFERSAMYLYIFNGMCVNYAESIEKVPENLAEVRPNILVGVPRIFEKVYAKAKLKAAESGGLKEKIFDWAIAVGKEYALLSEGDANVPFSLKLKHSLADRLVFSKLRDFFGGRLRFCITGGAALSDDIYLIFNGAGISIMQGYGLTETSPVITSSNPFDVRLGKVGKPIRNFQVRIAEDGEIEATGPGVMLGYYKKEQATREAFTDDGWFRTGDIGEIDEDGFLRITDRKKELFKTSGGKYIAPSPIEQMLKTSKFVSQAVLIGSERKFAAALIVPNFDMLVSYAKHKGLEISGPEEFVKHPKILDLFERQIAATTKDLARFETVKKFTLLTEEFTVEGGEMTPTLKVKRRVIDEKYAEVIEKLYEED; from the coding sequence GTGACGATCTCGCTCGAAACCGGCATCCATTCGCCCCGCCGAAACTCCGGCCGAGGCCTGCCGCTCTTTCCCGATGAGCCGCGAACACTGAGCGGGCTTTTTGAATACGCCGCCGCGAAGAAAACGCGTCCTGATGCTCTCCGCTATCGCACTGCCGAAGGCTGGGTCGCGATCTCCTCTGAGCAGGTGCTTGAACGGGCCGGGAACATCGCTCTCGGGCTTTATTCGCTTGGCCTGCGGAAAGGCGAACGTGCGGCCATTCTCGCGGCCAACTCGCCCGCTTGGACGCTTTCCGATGCCGGTTGCCAGTTCGCAGGCGTCATCGACGTTCCGATCTACACGACGCTTTCGCCGGCCTCGGTCGAGTACATTTTGATTGATTCCGGGGCGAAGGCGCTCTTCATCGATTCCGCTGAGGCGTTTGAGCGGATCGCTGAAGTTCTTTCGAATTGCCTCGAGCTTGAGCACATTATCTTCTTCGACCCGGCCGCTGCCGAGAAACATTCAGCCCTCGATCTTCAAAGGCTCGAGAAAAGCGGCGGCGAACTTCGCGCCGACGAGCCGGAGCTGCTGTCCAAGATTGGAGCCGAGGCCGACCCCGAGGACGTAGCAACGCTTATCTACACAAGCGGGACGACCGGCGAGCCGAAGGGCGTGATGCTTACGCATTCGTGCATCGTCTCGAATGTCATCGATGCCGGTGAAAAGTATTCGTTCTCGCCAACGGACGCCTGCCTCTCGGTCCTGCCGCTCTCGCATATCTTTGAACGCTCGGCGATGTATCTCTACATCTTTAACGGAATGTGCGTTAACTATGCCGAATCGATCGAAAAGGTGCCCGAAAACCTAGCCGAGGTACGGCCGAACATACTCGTCGGCGTGCCGCGCATCTTTGAGAAGGTCTATGCCAAGGCGAAGCTCAAAGCGGCCGAAAGCGGCGGGCTGAAAGAGAAGATCTTTGATTGGGCGATCGCCGTTGGGAAGGAATACGCGCTCCTTAGCGAAGGCGACGCAAACGTCCCGTTCTCGCTAAAGCTCAAACATTCGCTTGCCGATCGTTTGGTCTTTTCAAAACTGCGTGACTTCTTCGGCGGGCGGTTGCGGTTCTGCATCACGGGCGGTGCCGCACTTTCGGACGACATTTACCTGATCTTCAACGGCGCCGGCATCTCCATTATGCAAGGCTATGGCCTTACCGAGACCTCGCCCGTTATCACGTCGAGCAATCCTTTCGACGTCCGGCTTGGCAAGGTCGGTAAACCGATCCGCAACTTTCAGGTGCGCATCGCCGAGGATGGCGAGATCGAAGCTACCGGCCCGGGCGTCATGCTCGGCTATTACAAAAAAGAACAGGCGACCCGCGAGGCTTTTACAGACGATGGCTGGTTCCGGACAGGCGACATTGGCGAGATAGATGAGGATGGCTTTTTGCGGATAACCGACCGCAAGAAGGAGCTCTTTAAGACCTCGGGCGGGAAATACATAGCACCTTCACCGATCGAACAGATGCTGAAAACGTCGAAGTTCGTAAGCCAGGCCGTGCTCATCGGCAGCGAGCGGAAATTTGCCGCGGCTCTGATCGTTCCGAACTTTGACATGCTTGTTTCTTACGCTAAGCACAAAGGGCTTGAGATCTCGGGTCCGGAAGAGTTCGTTAAGCATCCGAAGATTCTTGACCTTTTTGAACGGCAGATCGCGGCGACGACCAAGGACCTCGCTCGCTTTGAGACCGTTAAGAAGTTTACGCTTTTGACCGAAGAGTTTACGGTCGAGGGCGGAGAAATGACCCCGACGCTTAAGGTAAAGCGCCGGGTCATCGATGAGAAATACGCTGAGGTGATCGAAAAGCTGTACGAGGAAGATTAG
- a CDS encoding SLBB domain-containing protein, with translation MMFKKFALSLLPILSLVFAVSAQAPEPAEGPQGYLIGPGDEITGKVLGEPQFDFVATVDEDGKFEVPFFEEPIVAGCKTERDLRGDVAKLLTKYLRAPQLSLRVTQRNSRPPVSIYGEVRQQQQVNLTRRAYLLELISFAGGETEKSGGMIQVFRTRPPMCSETEGDWKASGTDVPSRMYSLASLRQGREESNPEILPGDVIIVQKASPVYVTGEVIKPGELSIPEGGLPLTQAVAMASGITREAKTKNIKIYRRQQGSAEPEVIVANYDSIKKGEQKDVMLQPFDIVEVDKAGKKFTDYLLEFATGVPNRIPIRPF, from the coding sequence ATGATGTTTAAGAAATTTGCCCTATCGCTATTGCCGATCCTATCGCTTGTGTTCGCCGTTTCGGCACAGGCGCCGGAGCCCGCTGAAGGCCCACAGGGTTACCTAATCGGCCCCGGAGACGAGATAACCGGCAAGGTGCTCGGTGAACCGCAGTTCGATTTCGTGGCCACAGTTGATGAGGACGGCAAATTCGAAGTTCCGTTCTTTGAGGAGCCCATCGTTGCCGGCTGCAAGACGGAACGCGACCTCCGGGGCGATGTTGCGAAGCTTTTGACGAAGTACCTTCGGGCACCGCAACTCAGCCTCCGCGTAACGCAGCGAAACAGCCGCCCGCCGGTCAGCATCTATGGCGAGGTGCGGCAGCAGCAGCAGGTAAACCTTACCCGCCGTGCATATCTGCTCGAGCTGATATCATTTGCCGGCGGTGAAACGGAAAAGAGCGGCGGGATGATCCAGGTTTTCCGGACGCGGCCGCCGATGTGCTCTGAAACCGAAGGCGACTGGAAAGCGTCCGGTACCGATGTGCCCTCGCGGATGTACAGCCTTGCAAGCCTAAGGCAGGGCCGCGAAGAATCGAACCCCGAAATACTTCCCGGCGATGTCATCATCGTCCAAAAGGCATCACCGGTTTACGTTACCGGTGAAGTGATCAAACCGGGCGAGTTAAGCATTCCGGAAGGCGGGCTGCCGCTAACGCAGGCGGTCGCGATGGCCAGCGGCATCACCCGCGAGGCAAAGACTAAGAACATTAAGATCTATCGCCGGCAGCAAGGAAGCGCCGAGCCCGAGGTGATCGTCGCCAATTACGATTCGATCAAGAAAGGCGAGCAGAAAGATGTTATGCTGCAGCCATTCGACATCGTCGAGGTCGACAAAGCAGGAAAGAAATTTACGGATTATCTGTTGGAATTCGCAACGGGCGTGCCGAATCGCATTCCGATCCGCCCATTCTAG
- a CDS encoding polysaccharide biosynthesis protein: MKENYRERLWYLRRPTQVAADLVVMTIAFFLAYLPAINIQLGEFYFNTALSQLPLVILVQFSSLFLTGAYSILWRYVSIEDLKVFMWAAAISGAVLIVFRFSLSFAEFSLWQVPISVILIDTVLAFGGLLALRISRRFVYELGEKRTLLVPHRRMKRKPALVVGAGRTGAALAKEVVGRSDSRLLLRGFVDDDRRKQGGSVSGIKILGTTHDLPKLVEELDVQEVVIAIDKGNGKDLRRILEICRSIPVKAQMIPNLNEIAQGKISINRIRDVEIEDLLGRDPVKLDESNLHEFLSGKVIMVTGAGGSIGSELVRQIARFKPREILLVERAEFNLFTIEREARIDLPELRTRPLIADAGDEARMRELFDRHRPDVVFHAAAHKHVPMMEANPIEAVTNNIFATLNVASLAGEFGASHFVLISTDKAVNPTSVMGASKRVAEIVVQDLSRRFKTRYTSVRFGNVLGSAGSVVPIFREQIRRGEPITVTHPDMTRYFMTIPEASQLVLQAGALGEGGEIFILDMGQPVRIVDLAEEMIRLSGLIPYEEIDIEFTGTRKGEKLFEELEITGENLLKTRHPKIFIGKIAAYTEEQVAEIVERFRHSVELRNEAEIRNVFGAVLPEASLSGIDVAEPAPKEDSEPGKTFAQPGSLGLAGK, translated from the coding sequence GTGAAGGAGAACTATCGCGAACGATTATGGTATCTCCGGCGGCCGACGCAGGTGGCCGCCGATCTCGTCGTTATGACGATCGCGTTCTTCCTTGCTTATCTTCCCGCGATCAATATTCAGCTTGGTGAGTTTTATTTCAACACGGCCCTCAGCCAGCTTCCACTTGTAATCCTCGTCCAGTTCTCATCGCTTTTTCTGACCGGAGCCTATTCGATCCTTTGGCGTTATGTCAGCATCGAGGACCTAAAGGTCTTTATGTGGGCTGCGGCCATTTCGGGGGCGGTCCTAATAGTATTTCGATTTTCACTGAGCTTTGCCGAGTTTTCGCTTTGGCAGGTGCCGATTTCGGTGATACTGATCGACACGGTGCTCGCCTTTGGCGGCTTGCTGGCGTTGCGGATCAGCCGCCGTTTCGTTTATGAGCTTGGCGAGAAGCGAACGCTGCTCGTACCGCACCGGCGGATGAAACGAAAGCCGGCGCTCGTGGTCGGTGCCGGGCGAACCGGTGCCGCACTCGCAAAAGAGGTCGTTGGCCGCTCGGATTCGCGGCTTCTGCTTCGCGGTTTTGTTGACGACGACCGCCGCAAGCAAGGCGGCAGCGTAAGCGGAATCAAGATACTTGGAACGACCCACGACCTGCCGAAGCTCGTCGAAGAGCTTGATGTTCAAGAGGTCGTCATCGCCATCGACAAGGGAAACGGCAAAGACCTCCGCCGAATACTCGAGATCTGCCGTTCGATCCCGGTCAAGGCGCAGATGATCCCGAATCTCAATGAGATAGCCCAGGGCAAGATCTCGATAAACCGCATACGCGATGTTGAGATCGAGGACCTTCTCGGCCGCGACCCCGTGAAGCTGGACGAAAGCAACCTGCACGAATTTCTTTCCGGCAAGGTCATTATGGTGACCGGTGCAGGCGGCTCGATCGGCTCGGAGCTTGTCCGCCAGATCGCCCGGTTCAAGCCGCGTGAGATTTTGCTGGTCGAGCGGGCCGAGTTCAATCTTTTCACCATCGAGCGCGAGGCCCGGATCGACCTCCCCGAGCTTCGGACGCGGCCGCTGATTGCCGATGCCGGCGACGAGGCTCGGATGCGCGAGCTCTTTGACCGCCATCGCCCGGACGTCGTTTTTCATGCCGCTGCACATAAGCACGTGCCGATGATGGAAGCGAACCCGATCGAGGCGGTGACGAATAACATCTTCGCCACGCTCAATGTTGCTTCGCTCGCCGGTGAATTTGGAGCGAGCCATTTCGTGCTTATTTCGACCGACAAGGCCGTAAACCCGACCTCGGTCATGGGTGCTTCAAAGCGAGTTGCCGAGATCGTCGTTCAGGACCTAAGCCGCCGATTCAAGACCCGCTACACCTCGGTCCGCTTCGGCAATGTGCTCGGTTCGGCGGGCTCGGTCGTGCCCATCTTTCGCGAGCAGATCCGCCGCGGCGAGCCGATCACGGTAACGCATCCGGACATGACGCGTTACTTTATGACCATCCCTGAGGCCTCGCAGCTCGTGCTTCAGGCCGGGGCACTCGGCGAGGGCGGCGAGATATTTATCCTCGACATGGGCCAGCCGGTCCGCATAGTTGACCTGGCGGAGGAAATGATCCGGCTCTCGGGGCTCATTCCTTATGAGGAGATCGACATCGAATTTACCGGAACGCGGAAGGGCGAAAAGCTCTTTGAGGAACTCGAGATAACCGGCGAGAATCTGCTCAAAACGCGCCACCCGAAGATCTTCATCGGCAAGATCGCGGCCTATACTGAAGAGCAGGTCGCCGAGATCGTCGAACGCTTTCGGCATTCCGTCGAGCTTAGGAACGAGGCCGAGATCCGCAACGTTTTCGGAGCGGTTTTGCCGGAGGCTTCGCTGAGCGGAATTGATGTTGCCGAGCCCGCGCCGAAAGAAGACTCCGAACCCGGTAAGACCTTTGCGCAGCCCGGGAGCCTTGGCCTCGCCGGCAAGTGA
- the galE gene encoding UDP-glucose 4-epimerase GalE has protein sequence MSILVTGGAGYIGSVTVEALRTRGLEVVVIDNLVYGHREAVDGSVPFYQGEIGDKELVARIISEHGVTACMHFSAYAYVGESVQQPQKYFQNNVRQTLDLLDALLEHDVKQFVFSSTCATYGEPQYTPIDELHPQQPTNPYGRTKLMVEQVLETYSAAYDFRYVALRYFNASGATETRGEDHFPETHLIPLVLFAAQGKLSHVSVFGTDYPTPDGTAIRDYIHVSDLAEAHLLALDHLGNGGNSDAFNLGNGSGFSVKEVIVAARRVTESEINVANAPRRPGDPSKLIANAEKATSVLGWQPKISGIEEIIASAWKWHTTHPEGYE, from the coding sequence ATGTCGATCCTCGTCACCGGTGGTGCCGGATATATCGGAAGCGTAACGGTCGAGGCCCTGCGGACACGAGGGCTTGAGGTCGTCGTTATCGACAATCTCGTTTACGGCCATCGCGAGGCGGTCGATGGATCAGTACCGTTTTATCAGGGCGAGATCGGCGATAAGGAACTTGTCGCTCGCATCATCTCGGAGCACGGCGTGACCGCCTGCATGCATTTTTCGGCATATGCCTACGTTGGCGAATCGGTCCAGCAGCCGCAGAAATATTTTCAAAACAACGTCCGCCAAACGCTCGACCTGCTCGACGCTCTGCTCGAACATGATGTGAAGCAGTTCGTTTTCTCCTCGACGTGCGCGACCTACGGCGAGCCGCAGTATACGCCCATCGACGAACTACACCCGCAGCAGCCGACCAACCCTTACGGCCGGACGAAGCTGATGGTCGAGCAGGTGCTTGAGACATATTCGGCGGCCTACGATTTTCGCTACGTCGCCCTGCGTTACTTCAACGCCTCAGGCGCGACCGAGACGCGCGGCGAAGATCACTTTCCTGAGACGCATCTGATCCCGCTTGTGCTTTTTGCTGCACAGGGAAAACTCTCACACGTCTCGGTCTTCGGCACTGATTACCCAACGCCCGACGGCACCGCGATCCGCGATTACATCCACGTCAGCGACCTCGCAGAGGCGCACCTGCTGGCGCTTGATCATCTCGGAAACGGCGGCAACTCAGACGCATTTAACCTTGGCAACGGCAGCGGCTTTTCGGTCAAAGAGGTGATCGTGGCCGCTCGGCGCGTGACCGAAAGCGAGATCAACGTGGCCAATGCACCGCGGCGGCCCGGCGACCCTTCAAAGCTGATCGCTAATGCCGAAAAGGCGACAAGCGTGCTCGGTTGGCAGCCGAAGATTTCCGGCATCGAAGAGATCATCGCATCGGCTTGGAAATGGCACACCACGCACCCTGAGGGTTACGAGTAG
- a CDS encoding aminotransferase class I/II-fold pyridoxal phosphate-dependent enzyme, translating to MSTEPRIVKPRISAKAASFTESVIREMSREAAKYDAVNLGQGFPDWAAPDDIKQKAMEAIAADHNQYAITWGVKPFRDAIAAKTKWFLGLDIDPEEEITVTCGSTEGMIAAMLATVSPGDEVILFEPFYENYAPDAILSDAVPVHVPLYRRDGTFTFDRDELRAAFSERTKAIIICNPNNPSGKVFTREEMGYIAGLCREFDALCFTDEIYEHITFDDPATGRPREHVSMATLPGMRDRTVVVNSLSKTYSVTGWRVGYCIAPPDISSAIRKVHDFLTVGAANPLQHAGAYAMSLPPEYYEEVRTEYQRKRDFIVPVLREAGFDCDPPEGAYYVMADIAGFGFANDVEFTMHMIRNVGVAVVPMSSFFRESSGGSQMVRFCFCKRDETLEAAAERLMTLKKG from the coding sequence ATGAGCACAGAACCACGCATCGTCAAGCCGCGCATTTCCGCAAAGGCTGCGAGCTTTACCGAATCGGTTATCCGCGAGATGAGCCGCGAGGCTGCCAAGTATGATGCCGTCAATCTTGGGCAGGGCTTTCCCGATTGGGCCGCTCCCGATGACATCAAGCAGAAGGCGATGGAGGCGATAGCCGCCGATCATAACCAGTATGCGATCACTTGGGGCGTAAAGCCCTTTCGCGATGCCATTGCGGCAAAGACCAAGTGGTTTCTCGGGCTTGATATCGACCCAGAGGAAGAGATCACCGTAACCTGCGGCTCGACCGAGGGAATGATCGCGGCGATGCTCGCAACCGTAAGCCCCGGCGACGAGGTGATACTTTTCGAGCCTTTCTACGAGAACTATGCGCCGGACGCCATTCTCTCCGACGCTGTGCCGGTCCACGTCCCGCTTTACCGCCGCGATGGCACCTTTACCTTTGACCGCGACGAACTCCGTGCGGCTTTCAGCGAGCGGACGAAGGCGATCATTATCTGCAACCCGAACAATCCGTCCGGCAAGGTCTTCACTCGCGAAGAGATGGGGTACATCGCCGGGCTCTGCCGCGAGTTTGACGCTCTCTGCTTTACGGACGAGATCTACGAGCACATTACCTTTGACGATCCCGCGACCGGCCGGCCCCGAGAGCACGTTTCGATGGCAACGCTGCCCGGCATGCGCGATCGGACCGTTGTTGTGAATTCGCTCTCGAAGACCTATTCGGTCACGGGCTGGCGCGTCGGTTACTGCATCGCCCCGCCGGATATATCCTCCGCCATCCGCAAGGTCCACGACTTTCTAACGGTTGGCGCTGCCAATCCGCTCCAACACGCCGGTGCATATGCGATGTCGCTGCCGCCGGAATACTACGAAGAGGTGCGGACCGAGTATCAACGCAAACGCGACTTCATTGTGCCGGTGCTCCGCGAGGCGGGCTTCGACTGCGACCCGCCCGAGGGCGCCTATTATGTAATGGCGGATATCGCGGGCTTTGGCTTTGCGAACGACGTGGAGTTTACGATGCACATGATCCGTAACGTCGGCGTCGCGGTCGTGCCGATGTCTTCGTTCTTTCGCGAATCGAGCGGCGGTAGCCAGATGGTCAGGTTCTGCTTCTGCAAACGCGACGAAACGCTCGAAGCCGCCGCCGAAAGGCTTATGACGCTTAAGAAGGGCTAG
- a CDS encoding PDZ domain-containing protein, which produces MQRSFVLLVVLAFGSVALSAQTPPPRPPEPPAPRVMTISMPFSGSFLGVETADVSSENYASHGLSSVRGVAVKKVVEGSPAESAGLRAGDVIVRFNGDEVTSARKLTRLIGEVAPDHSVRLTVVRGGSETEVTATIGKRPMPQFENGRFRIAIPDGDDFEFQMPELPEIPRVENFPMPRGGDGDVFVFRTGGSRQIGVGVTPLTKQLAAHFGVEKGVMINNVREGSPAEKAGLRAGDIIVAIDGKEISNEMEVVRGISAKKEGDVELSIVRDRSRQTIRVAPEAAKGYPENFFSVPAPPRAPRTPAAPAAPRPMGEFFFPGRVV; this is translated from the coding sequence ATGCAGAGATCTTTCGTTTTGCTCGTAGTTTTGGCTTTTGGCTCGGTTGCCCTTTCGGCGCAGACCCCGCCGCCGCGTCCACCTGAACCGCCGGCACCGCGTGTAATGACAATTTCGATGCCGTTTTCGGGCAGTTTTCTGGGCGTTGAGACGGCAGATGTCAGCAGCGAGAACTACGCGTCCCATGGGCTCAGTTCGGTCCGCGGCGTGGCGGTAAAGAAGGTGGTCGAGGGATCGCCCGCCGAATCGGCCGGCCTGCGTGCCGGAGATGTTATCGTACGTTTCAATGGCGACGAGGTAACAAGTGCTCGCAAGCTTACTCGCCTGATCGGCGAGGTCGCGCCCGACCACTCCGTTCGCCTGACCGTTGTCCGTGGAGGTTCGGAAACCGAGGTCACAGCAACCATCGGCAAGCGCCCGATGCCGCAGTTTGAGAATGGCCGCTTCCGCATTGCCATTCCGGACGGCGACGATTTCGAATTCCAGATGCCTGAACTGCCGGAGATCCCTAGGGTCGAGAACTTCCCAATGCCTCGCGGCGGCGATGGTGATGTGTTCGTCTTTCGCACGGGCGGCTCGCGGCAGATCGGAGTCGGCGTAACGCCGCTGACCAAGCAGCTTGCCGCACACTTTGGCGTTGAGAAGGGTGTGATGATCAACAACGTCCGCGAGGGCTCGCCGGCCGAAAAAGCCGGGCTTCGTGCCGGCGACATCATCGTCGCGATTGACGGCAAAGAGATCTCGAACGAGATGGAGGTCGTCCGCGGCATTTCGGCCAAGAAGGAAGGCGATGTCGAGCTCAGCATTGTCCGCGACCGCAGCCGGCAGACCATTCGCGTCGCGCCCGAGGCCGCAAAGGGCTATCCGGAGAACTTCTTCAGCGTTCCCGCTCCGCCGCGGGCTCCGCGAACTCCGGCAGCACCGGCAGCACCACGTCCGATGGGCGAGTTTTTCTTTCCCGGGCGGGTCGTCTAA